Within the Anas acuta chromosome 6, bAnaAcu1.1, whole genome shotgun sequence genome, the region TGTAAAAAAATTAGATCCATGTTTAGATCCCAGATTTCTTTTGTGAATCCTCCCATCaccacagccaccagcacagTGAGGACACATTCTAGAAAAAGGGTCAAGGGTGCCACTTGGGATCAGATTCATAGCATCAGTCATTGCATTGATAAAAGTACATGGCCAGACATTTGCAAGGTTACCTTTTCTGCCTAACATGAGCTGAACTTGATGGATTTGATGTGTTTCATCCACAGCTTTGCCTACGGTGAGCATTCACAAGTGTCAGCAGGCCTCAGGCCTACCACATAGAGCGGACACTTCTGGCTTGGAGAACTACATTAGCTCACACCAGGCTTTTCTTCCACACCACGTAAGGCATGGAGAAAGGCTTGCAACCCTGCTGTCTCCTTGGAGGAAGGTGACCAGCCGCTCCTTCTGTCATCACCTCTCCTTCTTCCTTGCCCCTGTGGTCTGCAATTGGCTCCACTCGCCTAGAGAGAGATGGCTGGAGGTGAGCACTTCGGGagggctctcctcctccttccacctGTTTCTCATTCCTTGACTCACTGGCTTTGAGCTGTAAGCAGTGACGTGACAGCTGAGTCATGGACACACCACCTGGATGCTGTCAGCATCAATCTCTCTTATAAGGATCATAGAAGAGCAAAATAGAAAGAACTGTGAGGGTTTCGCATTTGTCTTCCTGCCAGCGGGGACTGAGCCCTGCAGTGCGGTCTCTGGCTTTGCCCAAACTCACCCTCAAAATCCCAAGCACTGGAGcttccactgctctcccccaggAACTGCTCTGCAACTTGATAAAAATCATTGCCAAGGAGATTTCTGCCTTTCCATGGCTATTATTTAGCCTAAGTTTGGCTTAAGCGAACAAAAAACTTCTTATTAATATCCACACTAtcgatttttatttttttccttgcaaaggaATTTAGCCAAGCTGCAAAACTGGAGctcaaatgttttatttgtggtttatttaacaattttaaaagtctCCCTGCTGCATGCATTGTTGTGCAgagcagatgaaaaaaagatgcagtCCTATGCCCTGGAGAGCTTACACTTTTGATTTAAGCAACATATAGTGACTGAGAATGACAAGTAACGAGACGGCAGGACACAAGTCATACGAGAAAGGTCAGAATGTTTCTAAATAAAGCCCATTGTCATGCTTTTAATTTGGGTTTATATCGGATCAGCCATCAGAGATGGCTATGTATGTCGGGACAATTTTATCACGTttaatcaaacttttttttttttttaatctcacaaAGTCTTCTTGGCTACTTCAGTTTCCATTTTTACAGAaacctgtgtttttctgttacAGTTATCTTTCTATTGGGTTAACCAggctttttcaaaaataattgtcaCCATTAGTCTGGTTATTAATTCCCCGAGCATCCCAGAGGTACGTGTGCTTGTCGGCTGATCCACGTGGCTGCACCAGGACTGACTTCCCTGACCTTTggctctgtctctctgtctcctctccagcagcaccccaagGTACATGTattgcaggagcagcagccgaGCCTCTTCACCTGGGGCTGCTTGTCCTGAGGTACGAAGCATCTTGTCTCTGCACAAACCttgcagctgcctctgctcagTGGACCGACTCCTTTTCACAGGGCTTTTCACCAAAGCAAGCATTGCAGAGCTGGACCATCAGCCTCACCTCTTCCATACATCTTCCTCAGACTTTTACTCCCTGCTCTCTGTGTTTCCTACAACAGACAGAGGCATAACACAAATCCTGACATCCTTAGGTTTGGTTCTGCAATCCTACATCTTCCTCTTCATGCTACGTGATTAACAGCAGAACACATTTAATTGGAGGGATGTATGGTAAAAGTTTTTTCGTGGTAGCAGAATGTTATGCCACAGATGTCCATTCAGCACCATCTGTCACACCTGTGGATTTGGCCATTATTTCTTACTAATTTTATTCTTGTCTTTGTCTTGAGGGGACAAATTCTCTCTGGTACCTGACCGCAGGTTTAGTGAAGTCCCAGAGGGAAGCCAAAATACACTTCAGAAGTGTTTATAATGGATGTCTTTCATCCTGGTTAAACCAGCTGCCCATGCACATCAACTCCCCGCAGCAATATCTCCCTTCACAGAATAGAAATAATTAGCCTAATGGTTGGATGTGGAAATTTTGCTAAATTACGACAAGGGATATGCATAACTGGACTGATTTTAGCTCTTCTGACCTTCTagcctcccccttccctcttctgAAGTCATGAAGACTTGAGAGCTGAGTCCTGCCAGGCATGTCGAAGGGCTCAGAAGAGAAGTGGGTGATTTTTAACAGGAGAAATGGATGATTTTCAGCAGGAGACTCTGCCAAGGGTTTGGTTTTATAGGCACAGGTATTACTGAAGAGCTTGGCCAAATGCACATGGGTTATATTCAGAAGACACGGGGAGGATCTATTAGATCTCCAAGTTCCCTGATATGGTTGGATGTACTGGTTACCCTTATGTTTACCATAACCATGCTTTCATCATCTGTAGTTTGTATGGAGGGCCTCAGCTCAAAGATAAAAACAGCTGCTTTGCTGTGTAGACAGTGCAGAGTTACCCCAGCAGTCACACTGGAAAAGCATTAGTTATCCAAGGACACAAACTGAACAAGACAAATCTGGGGCCAACCCGTTTCTCCTCAAGCAGTCTGTAAACACTGTGAGAATCAGAGGACTTGGGGAGGAAAGCTAAATTTGCTCTCACTGTGGCCCACATTTCTAGCCTTCAGCTGCTTAAGAGCAAGCAAATTTGGCCTCTTGCTCCATTTTAATTTACTGTCTTTAAGTGAGACTTCACTCAAACCTGGCAGTTTGACAGGTGATGTTGCTCAGACCCTGCCTTTTGTTAAGGACAGTTTTCTCTCCAAAACCACCATAGCTCAGCTGAGGACCTTCTCTGGGGATGGGGACCACAGACAGCCTGGAGCTCCACTGATATTTCCTCTAccagccctggctgccagggctgagGATCAGCTGCTGTTCCCTTCCTGATTCCTGGGGACATGAACAGCCACATGCATTGGTGTAGGGACCAGGTATCTTCAGCATCAGCTTCAGTCCTGTGAGATCTCCATCCTCCCACTCTGTATAGATAACCTCTCATGAATTAACTTCAAGGTGTGATTCTGCTCTGGGAGAAGGCAACAGCAAAGCCCCTCTGGCTTTAAAGTGAGGAGGAAGGTTCAGCCCCTCTAATTGctcttttccagaaaatatcaGTTGAGTTCTCCTGAGTTTGATGAGCAGCTGCTGTTTTGGGGATGTGAAGACATTTGTCTTCCACCAATTCTCTCCACGCCTGTTGGTATTTCTCCAAGCAGTGCCCCGAAGgcagttctgtgtttttgtacTGCTCTTGTAAGTAGCTAAACATATTTACCTAAGCACCCCGTTGCAAAGAGACAATCAGCAGATTTTGTCTTTCATGTGCAGCAAGTGGATACTGTAAAATGCAAGTAGCAGCCGTTCACAGTGATCAATAAACACAGTAAAGCCTGTCCGATggcagtgtttgttttgtgtgtacaAAAACTTCTCCTGCACAATCTGCTACAGATGCCATGTCAGTACAGGGCACCCTAttctggctgcagggccctgATATTATGGCAACACAAGCCTCTGTGGGGTATCCCAACCCTGCCTTCCAGACAGCAAGATGAGAACCAGCTCCCGTCCTTCTtcaatgtaataaaatatttcctctgctCTCCAAGACCCTACACATTTCTGAACTTTTCCCTCTGTCAAGTCAAAGTAGCCAGTAccttcatattttatattttgtgaaTGGAAATCATATTATATGCACCGTGACCATTAACAGATTCAAAGCTGCTTTCGGCAAGAATCGCGAACTTTTTAGGATAAGGAGTGTATATATTATGTTTTACTGGCTGTTGAATACATGAAGTTGCAGAGAGTTAATTCTGGCAACAAGAATTGTTTGTGAGTCTCGTGATGTGAGAAAGGCAATGAATGAAACACttgaggggagcagagggcaaTGTTATCCAAAACTTTCATCAATCAtggcaaaagaaagcaaagcaaagctggtCACTGGGATGAGGGTATTGATCCAAGCTCTGTGTCTTTTCTCACAGTGTTCTTGATTTCAgcttgttgaaaatattttactatgGTTCGGGAAGTCCCTAAGCCATGAATTGCTGGAGGTTGAGCGAAAATACAAGGGAAGTATCACCGTGGACTTGACATAAATGTATGACATAGATTTGGAATTTTTGCTAAATAACAAACCTGACCTGTTACAGCTCTTCTTATATTTCCAAGCTAAGGGCCAAGTCCCAAAAGAAACCTAAAAAGGGGATTAAAGCAGAATTTAGGCACTGAAATccaaactggaaataaaaatgttcctcATTGTGTTCCCCCTCAGAAACAGGGACTGGGCATGCTGGAGCCTGTTGGAGCTCTGGTGCGAAGTGTCTGCGTTCTTGACAGTCTAAATTTGGGAACCGTGCCCAAACTTTAACAGTTCTGTTTGTGTCCAGTCCTAAATACACCTCAGTGTGGGATCAGTGGGTTTACCTCGGTACTGGACTGGTGACATGGGGCACAGGATGCATTACATCCCTCAGCCCCTTGCTCCGGGTCTCCAGAAATCCAGACCCTTGTGGAGAGGATGCAGCGTACCTGGCAGTCACACAGGGTTTGCCTTAGAGCGACCCGGTGGAGGGATTAACTAGGGGATCAGCCCCTCTGACTGCATTACAGAGCAGTAATTAAATTATTCCCAAACAAAACCGCTGGAATCTGGCACCTAAACCTCACTGCTGATATCTCCGTAATCTCTGCCTGCTTGTTCAAGTGCTTAACTGTCCTTCCTAAGAAGTGTCCCAGTTTTGTCCTGCTGGAAGTTAGACCACGTTTCTCCTCCTGTCCCTGTTGATCCACGGGGACAGCAGACCCCTGTCCTACAAATTATTCTGGTTTTGCAGAAGGGGCCGGTGAGCCTCCGTCAGAATAACGTTCCCGGCACCAGTCACCTCATTATAAAAGTGAGTTAATGCAAATAGGGAAGTGGCACCAGAGCCCAAACGATGCAGGAACTTAATTATTCAGAAAAGGGTTAGGAAACCTACAGTGTGGCTACTGCCTTTGGAAAATAGGAGATTAAAAAGAGACGTTGGTGAGgtttgcagagctctggggGAACAGGGAGGATTCACGTACGCGGGGAGAGCCAAGCTAGTGGCAAATTCCAGAACAAAAGGGAAATTAACAGAAGCTAAAGTGGGGATGATCAACAAAGCGGTGTAATTTATTTGtgaatgtgtttgtgtttaatgCAGTTAATATATGGAAAATTATACCAGGGCTGTAACAGAAATCATTTTACAAGGCTTTAGACAAGTGTGGGGGCTTATAATAACACCGTGGGATGCAACTGTTAATtcagaggagggaaaaggacTTACATCTTAGTCACAATCTTGCCTCTTAAAACACTTAGCTGCATTGTGCTAAGTAATAGGCATCGTTACTCTAAAATGACTATCGATACAATACTCAGGGAAAGGTTTTCATTTACGAGATTAATTTCCCTTCCAGATTTACATACTTAGACGTGAAAAAACTCAGAAAGACCAGGAGGGCCGGGGCTGGATcctgccctcagcagcagcagcagcagcagcgtgatGCCCGAGGATCGCCAGGGAGGCACGCAGGATGCTCACATCGGAATAACCGAGATGAGGTCTGGTCCTCAAGCGCATGCATGCCAGACGGAAAAGCCTTGCTGTCCCCTCCTTAAATTTCAAGGAGAGCTAACAAAGAGTCCCGAAGCCcttttagggctttttttttttttttttttctgcctctttcgGAACAAACGCGTGTCACCATTTGCATACGATGCCTCCGGGCCATCAGCTTCAACGAGCCTGGGATCAGGCTGGGCGGCTCGCTTCTCGACCTGcaggttttgtcttttttaagacaaaccacagcacctgcagctgcGGGGAGCCCCCTCGAAGTGCTCCGAGGCAAGGGGACTCGCCAGAGCCTTTCCCCGGGACATCTCGGCGGGGGCTGCGCTCCCACCCCGGGAACGGTGCTCAGCCTACCCCTAAGAACTGGGGCAAGGTCCCCATTTATTCCCCATTTATTCCCCATTTATTCCCCGCAGGGCAGAGCCCTGGAGGCACTTAGCGAGGCGAAAAGCTCCCGCCGCGTTAGCACCGtttagccagaaaaaaaaaaaaaaaaaaaaaaaaaatcaaaggcaatTAATTACAATTCCTGGGTTGGGATAAAACCAAACCGAAAAAGCAAACACCGCTTGATTGGGACGCAAACACGCGCAGGGAAACCTACAAAACACCGTGCCGTAACCCAGCCCAAACTCTGCGAAAGGCATTTCTtcaccgtgccccccccccatcggCAGCTGGGGAGCCGAGGCGGCCGGAACGGGCGTGCGGGGACACCGGGGAGCTCTGCTGCGGGATGCTCGGCCcctcggctcggcacggctgaGGCTGGAcgggaggaggcagaggaagcCGAGGGGAGGATGGCAACGGGGGTAAGAGGATGGCAAAGCCGCTGCCTGCGCTGCCccgacgggacgggacgggacgggacgggataggacgggacgggatgggacAGACAGGaggggacgggatgggatggaattggatgggatgggatgggacgggacagGAGGGGATGTGGGGGGTCCCCCACACCGTTGCCAGCCGTCGGGGGCCGGCGaagccccgccgccgctccccgcccctcCGCCCGCCCCGCCACGGgggggccgcgccgccgccggtGCCCGGGGCATCTCTCCGCACACGGGCCGGCCCCGGCTGGCGAAGCGGCTCCCCGCGAGCGGCTCAGCCCCGTTCCCGAGCCCTCCcccgagcccccggccccgcaggtGGGTCCGGCCGCCCCGCCTCGCCCCGCTCCCCCCACGTCGGGGCGGCGCCGAGGGGCGGGCGAAGGGGGCAGCACCGGGCGGCCGCTCCGTGCCGCTCCGTGCCGCCCCCCCAGCTCCGTGCCAGCCCCGCCGGGAGCCCGGGGGGCTCGGCGGCATGGAGGGGCGAGCGGGCTGAGGGGGGCCCCgacggggaggcggcggcggcgggcgggggggggggggctcaccgcctttctttttttttttttgccgtcCCCCCCGCAGGGAGCGGCCGGCCCCCGCGCCACCATTACCTCTCCCGGCAAGGAGGACCTGCTGTCTCTCGCCGCCCGGCTCTGGCAGCGGAGGAGGCGGCTGCTGGCCGCCGCCGGGCTCGCCCTGGCCATGGCAGTCGCCCTGCTGGTCGCcgtgcccctgctgctgctgcaggcgcCCGCCGAGAGCGGCGCCCACTACGAGATGATGGGCACCTGCCGCATGATCTGCGACCCCTACAGCGCCGCccggccccccggccccggcagcaCGGCCGCCGTGGAGGCTCTGCAGGACCCGGGGGCCAaccccccgccgccgcccttCGTCCACCAGGGCCCCAAAGGGGAGCCGGGCCGGCCGGGCAAGCCGGGCCCGCGGGGTCCCCCCGGGGAACAGGGACCCCCCGGTCCTCGGGGGCCTCCGGGGGAGCGGGGCGAGGCGGGGAAGCCGGGGCTGCCCGGGCTGCCGCtgcccggggcggggggcggcgggggcagcggcggcggggcggcggcggggggcggcgagGCGGCGGGGGGGCTGAGCGCCGCCTTCAGCGGGCCCCGCATCGCCTTCTACGTGGGGCTCAAGAGCCCCCACGAAGGCTACGAGGTGCTCAAGTTCGACGACGTGGTCACCAACCTGGGCAACCACTACGAGCCGGCCAGCGGCAAGTTCACCTGCCAGGTGCGCGGCATCTATTTCTTCACCTACCACATCCTCATGCGCGGCGGCGACGGCACCAGCATGTGGGCCGACCTCTGCAAGAACGGGCAGGTGGGTGCCGAGACCCCCCCTCTCACCCCCCAAGACCCCTCCGCCAGCCCCGAggtgccccggccccgccgcatCCCCGGCATCCATGCGGGGATGGAGCCCCCGAGGGCGCCCCGACGGCAGCGGCTCCGCTCGGAGCCCCGGCGAAACCCCGTTCCCTTTGgggcctggggaaggggagaggggtgCGTGGGGGCGTGCGGGGGCCTGAGGGGGCTGATGCGGCCGTGGCTGTGTTGGCAGGTGCGGGCCAGTGCCATCGCCCAGGACGCCGACCAGAATTACGATTACGCCAGCAACAGCGTGGTGCTGCACCTGGACTCCGGCGACGAGGTGTACGTCAAGCTGGATGGAGGCAAAGCGCACGGAGGCAACAACAATAAGTACAGCACTTTCTCTGGCTTTCTTTTATACCCCGATTAAAACAGAGCGAGCGACACGACCCTGCTGACCCCGCCAGTGATGCGTGTGGGGCTGGCTGGTGTCTCCGTACCCCGTCGTGCCGCGGTTCCCGCTGGTGTCCGCTGTCTCCACAGGTCACTTTGGCTTTGTTACCACTTcgtacgtttttttttttcctctttttttttcttttcccgtGGAAACGAAATGCGAGTGAAACAAAGCGATCCCCTGCTCTGAGCCCCCCTGTCCCTTTGTCAGCCTCGGTGTTTTGTGTGTCACACCAGGAGCTCGGCGGCTCGAAACTCCCGAGTGGTCCCCGCGGTGCGCACGGGGGCTCAGAGTTCAGCCTGTGCCACACACGGAATTTGAAccggtcattttctttttggtcgATGAGTATTAATTACGATGCTGAATTTTCGGATTGATTATTCATGAAGTGGTTTTGATTATTCATGGAGTGGCCATAACTggtttttcctctgctgcttcgTTTGTATGGGGTCAAGTGtaaacttttcttttctgtgcaaCGCGATGCTCGTGTGAATGACGATGTCACTAACGGCAAATCTGTTCCTGTCTGCAAAAAGAATTCAGTCCTTGACCACGATCACCAAAACACCacattaaattatgtttttagaCAATGGCTTCTTGCTGTGTGTCTCTTCCAGTGCTGCAAAGGAGCGCTGTGCTGGTGGCATGGGGGGTGGGAGGCATAGGGGTGCTGCTTCAGTCCTTTAGGTTTGCACCAAAGCTAAAAGTTAGGATGGGGCACCTTGTCTAGGTCTTGATTATAGTTCAAAGGGTCTGGGAGGAGACAGAGAAGGCAAAAACCTTCACCTTTATGCAGTTTTATAAAAAGAAGGCGCGTAGTCATCCAGGGGTGAAACTGGCTGTGCAGAGTGCTTCTGCTAAACATTCACTGGGTCAGAACCTGACCCAGAGTTACTGAAGttcaagaaaaatcatttaatcGGCAGTTACAGAGCAGCAGTGTGCTGTGCCTGACAAATGCAAGACGGAGGTGGGAGAGAGCCCCCACAGCGCAGCACGCATGGGGCTGAGACCCCAGCTGGCCCTGGAGATGGGGGTGAGAGGAAGCTCACTGAAGACCAACAGCCTTGAATGTGGTCATTTGGATGTGGTAAATCCCAGATGCCGTGTGTCCTTCTAAAAGTGCAGGGTGTGTACCAGTGCATGCAGCTCTGAGCCTGCTGGTGGAGGGGGAGCATCTTCCTCAGACAACAGGTAAACCCCGCAGCTTGGGCACAGCGGGTGTGCTCTGTTCCAGCTAAGGGAGCTAAACCGAGCTACAAAAGCTGGTCCCCTTGTTAGCTCTTCCTTCCATCGTGCTGTTACCACGTGCCATTTTCCCCTCGTGAAGCTCTCACCTCCCCGGAGGCTCGCTGCCCTTCACAATCCTGTGGCTGCCCAGACaagtggggcaggagctgggctgcagcatctctgcccTGGCTGGGGCTTGGCCCCCTTTCTGGCCTGGCAGAAGCACAGGGGTTCACAGCTGGGATGAACTTTTTCCAGCCCCAGGTCTGGGCACCAGGTTCTTGCAGCCTCCTgtgcctcctgcctgctcctcagAGGGCATCGTCCTCGGTGGTGCACCAGGAGGGCCCCAGGCTGCCCCGTcggaggaggaagaaagcaatTCCTCCCTAAATCCCATCCTCAAACCTCCCAAAGCCGAGGGGAGCAGAGTTCATAACCAGGTACATGTGTTAGACACTTATCAATCTCTAATGTCTTGTCGATTTGTACCATTTAGAATATGATTAAAACCGGTGTCTGAGACCCAAATGAAGCATAATTGCTATGGATCCCCAATTCCCCGTGGATCTGTAATCCTTTTTGACtattcctcctccctcctccttcccccccccccccccccccccccatcttcTGACGAAATGGAGCTTAGACACAAAGCCCTCGgtttaaatttcaaaaaattaaaattgacaTGCAGCAGCATTAGCGGGCGCCAGGAGGAATTCTAAGGAGGTGCCTGGGCTCCGCTTTATCCTTTGCATTAAGAAGCAATTTGTACTTCTAACAAAGACCCAACTGTTCCCCCTTGGCAAAAGGGCAATGAAGATGCCTTGCAAGGGAATTGCTGTTCACAATACTTAAACAAATTTGAATCTTagatttttaaatctgtattcCCTGGTGGAGCCTGCTCCTTGCAATTCAAATGCGGGGCTGGCGGTGTGTGCCTGCCAAGGTGTCAGTAGCTAAGCGGATGATGGATTGATGAGGCAATGGGAAGACACAGGCTGGCGGTGGCGGTTTGCCCCGACAGTGATCTATGTATCTGCACATTATCAATGTCACGAGGAGGCTTGAACCACCCTCGCTAGATGTCTCATTTTCCACTTATCTCTTATGTACTAATTATCAGGCTGGATTATTCCCCGGGATAGAAGCACAAAAATGCTCATTGCCACTCCACTGACAGTTTACACAATCGATAGGGCCAACGTCTCCCCTGCTGCTtgcgtttttttttctttcctctcctcctaGCAGGGACCCTTGAGATGGCCTCTGTGGGGTGTGATGGCTCTCACCTGGGCTGGTGGACAGGATCCTCCAGCCCAGGCACCATGGTAGCATCTCTGAGTGCGGGTtggtttgtggttttatttatatatttagtcattttcctgaagaaacaGGGGGAAAGCAACTGGGAGATGGGAAGTTTCTGTGCTGGGTGGTGTGCTTGTCCAGGGAACCACAGGGATCGTGGTGCCCATGGGTGGCTGTGGGAAGAAGCAGGGTGGCTGTCGCTGAGACCTTCTCAGCTTCGATGCAGAGGGGACCTCCACGTCCCTCCAGATGCTTTACACGTCTCATGGCACAAAGAGAAGGGGATACTTGCAGTGGAACACTGTGATCCCTAGTTTGGCCCAGAGGAGGATTTATTTGTGCTCAGGGGATGGCTGCGACTTTGTGAACTGGTTTCCCATGGCATCTCAGACAAGCTCTGGAGGGCTAGCCCCTCAGAAGTGCTCCTAGAACGACTGCTTTACCCAATTAGTAAAGTAAATGCTCTTAAGAAATGAGGGATGATAGGGGTGTGAATAGGGAAACCTCCCTGAAAGGAGTGGAAGGGCAGAGCTTCAGACAAAGGTTGCTTCTCTTTTGTATCCAGCTGTATGCTCAAGATAAACTAATGATAAAAAAGCCAgttaagattaaaaaagaaaaggtgtcCATGCTCTCAAAGCAACTTTGATATTGCAGCAACAAATCCAGGATCTTTGTGTCACTGATGGCAATCCTCTGCCTTGCTCTGGGCTCCCTGTACCATGCCTGAGCTGTGGAAGGGGTCCCTGGGaagagggagcaggaggcatCTGAGGGCATGAAAGactggggaaggggatggggatgctgCTGAGAGCTTGGGACTGTCCCCTGGAGGAGAATGTTCAGGTCCCTTTGCTCTCCTGCGAGCTGGAGGGCTTGAGGCTGGGCACTTGGCTTCTGCTGTGGCCTTCATCACCTTGGGGGGCTCCTACACGTCCCAGGCAGATGGGTGAGGAAATCCTGCTTTGGCTTGGGTGAAACCCTGCAGCTGGGTTTTCACCAGCTGGCGTGTGGAAAGAGTTTCCTGAGATAGGCAGAACCAGCTGATGCTGAAAgagttttctgtgctgctggttTCCAGttggggtgcagcaagagcaaTCGGGTGCCTCATTTCCTGTGTGAAATCTGGTGGCTCTGCATTTTCCAGCATCTGGGCTTGCAGATTTTCTCCTCAATACTCATCCTCTTGcaaagcagggcaggggagaCCCTGGTCTGgctcctcttttcctctttttgctgtaaaaagagtaaaatgctgctttttgtgCCTCATGGCTTTACAAACACACATTGAGCCACGCTTTGGTCTAGGGCTTCCTGCTGTTGAAACTTACTCTGGATATTTCTCAGTGATTTAATGATTGCTTGTATCCTCGCTTGTCTCCTTCAGGGGCTTGTAGTCCCTGGAAAGGTTTAATCTGTGAACGCACAAAGTAGGAAGGGTGGTTTGGTGAATGTTTGTGCAGGCTTTTTCTGCCTATCCCATAGACTGATTACACTGTGGAGGACAGAGGCAAATGGCATATAAGTCTATTTATTATGCTTatgttaaatactttttttttgggtttgttttttgttttgttttgttttgttttgttttgtttttggtaacA harbors:
- the C1QL2 gene encoding complement C1q-like protein 2, which gives rise to MAVALLVAVPLLLLQAPAESGAHYEMMGTCRMICDPYSAARPPGPGSTAAVEALQDPGANPPPPPFVHQGPKGEPGRPGKPGPRGPPGEQGPPGPRGPPGERGEAGKPGLPGLPLPGAGGGGGSGGGAAAGGGEAAGGLSAAFSGPRIAFYVGLKSPHEGYEVLKFDDVVTNLGNHYEPASGKFTCQVRGIYFFTYHILMRGGDGTSMWADLCKNGQVRASAIAQDADQNYDYASNSVVLHLDSGDEVYVKLDGGKAHGGNNNKYSTFSGFLLYPD